A segment of the Nitrospirota bacterium genome:
CTCCACTTCTTTCATTTCCGCCTTCATGGACTCCTGGAACTCCTCCGAGGCCTTCTTGAACTCCGCCATGGCGCGTCCGAGGGATTTCCCCAGGTCGGGAAGTTTCTTCGGCCCGAAGACAATCAGCGCTATGACAAAGATGACCATTATTTCAGGCAATCCGAGACCGAACATGGCTTTCTCCTTACATCAC
Coding sequences within it:
- a CDS encoding TatA/E family twin arginine-targeting protein translocase, with the protein product MFGLGLPEIMVIFVIALIVFGPKKLPDLGKSLGRAMAEFKKASEEFQESMKAEMKEVEKQADLEEVKKLTHMDLSEITQDQALKPADDQQGTEQKTDQALDQKKPGEEPHA